A genomic window from Luteolibacter sp. LG18 includes:
- a CDS encoding helix-turn-helix domain-containing protein, with protein MSPEFSGSEGTFNLKPGFPNASSFLDGAVCESIPKSNSIVRMAHPPAFNLKTATEIAAYFNVDPRTIHYWAANGTIPVAFRKDKVVRFRLEDVLASNQAPPMQMAVALATRPDEERSVELVILALSLVLGPEFPRIPAVNLDGLTMGEVEEIQAHCSAFQTDLSGLATFEERAHYAEGIIEGARAAASVL; from the coding sequence ATGTCGCCCGAATTCAGCGGGAGTGAAGGCACCTTCAATTTAAAACCGGGCTTTCCTAACGCTTCGTCTTTTCTCGATGGCGCGGTTTGTGAGAGCATCCCGAAGTCCAACAGCATTGTCCGCATGGCCCACCCACCGGCATTCAATTTGAAAACCGCGACCGAAATCGCGGCCTACTTCAACGTCGATCCCCGCACCATCCACTACTGGGCAGCGAACGGAACGATCCCGGTGGCCTTCCGCAAGGATAAGGTGGTTCGCTTTCGCTTGGAGGACGTCCTCGCGTCAAATCAGGCACCTCCCATGCAAATGGCTGTGGCGCTCGCTACTCGTCCTGATGAAGAGCGGTCTGTGGAACTGGTTATCCTAGCCCTAAGCCTGGTGCTAGGACCTGAATTTCCTCGCATTCCTGCGGTGAACCTCGATGGCCTGACCATGGGCGAAGTTGAAGAGATCCAAGCTCATTGCTCCGCTTTCCAAACCGACTTGAGTGGCTTGGCAACGTTCGAAGAAAGGGCGCACTACGCCGAGGGCATCATCGAAGGGGCTAGAGCCGCTGCATCAGTGCTCTAG